In a genomic window of Anoplopoma fimbria isolate UVic2021 breed Golden Eagle Sablefish chromosome 6, Afim_UVic_2022, whole genome shotgun sequence:
- the LOC129092671 gene encoding THAP domain-containing protein 6-like, translating to MPTSCTAWGCTIIRTIQTRSQGITFHKFPKEKQLRRQWEVAVKREDFSANERSMLCSQHFQPEDFDRTGQNVRLRDGTKPSVFSFPTHLKRKVAARTTQASRKAEASLVIDCSLQSLQVTEPSPNYLEHTYALPPSPTLLKTRLNEALARVESLEKELRNSKAREQSAKKTVRCLLEDLRGKNLINEELQERLDLYSGNIEIKL from the exons ATGCCTACTTCATGCACCGCTTGGGGGTGCACCATCATCAGGACGATTCAAACAAGATCGCAAGGAATTACCTTTCACAA GTTTCCCAAAGAGAAGCAGTTGAGGAGACAGTGGGAAGTGGCTGTGAAAAGGGAAGACTTTTCTGCCAATGAGAGGTCAATGCTCTGTAGCCAGCACTTTCAGCCGGAGGATTTTGACCGGACAGGCCAAAATGTCAGGCTCAGGGATGGAACTAAACCATCTGTGTTCAGTTTCCCAACACATCTCAAAAGA aAAGTGGCAGCCAGGACTACACAAGCCTCAAGGAAGGCTGAAGCGAGCCTTGTAATTGACTGTTCTTTACAATCATTACAAGTCACTGAACCTTCACCTAACTACCTT GAACACACTTATGCATTGCCTCCATCTCCCACTCTTCTCAAGACTAGACTCAATGAAGCCCTGGCTAGGGTGGAGAGTCTTGAGAAAGAGCTGAGGAACTCAAAGGCCCGAGAGCAGAGTGCGAAGAAAACAGTGCGTTGTCTTCTGGAGGACCTCAGGGGGAAGAACCTCATAAATGAAGAGCTGCAAGAGAGGCTTGACTTATACTCAGGTAACATTGAAATTAAACTTTGA